A stretch of DNA from Anaerobacillus isosaccharinicus:
TCCAACTCGTTTTAACTGAATGCCTACAAAGTTAGCAAAAATCTTATTCTCATGTACATCATTTTTACTAGACCGTTCAATATAAAGACCGATTAGGTTTTCAGAAAAGTCATTCCCACGAACTACTGAGTCATGAACATCGTAAAGAAGCAAACCTTGTGAATGAACATGATATGACTGTTTAGTAAAATGATTATTTGATATCGTAACTCTAGATGACCCCATAATCATTGCTCCGGTAATGTTCAGACTTGCGGAATTGTTATTTAACAATATATCTTCAGCAAACATTAGGTGATATCCATAACGTGAGCGAATTGCATGATTATTTTCAATGATATTACCTCGACTACTTTCGATATAAACCCCATCTAACAAATTGATCATTGTATTATTTTTCAGAACATTTTCATGAGAAGCAAATAAATCGAACCCATTCCCTTGACGACTTCCCATATTGGCTTCACCAAAGTTAATCGGATTTTGACGTTCAATATGTAAATGTTCTAAAAGATTTCGATTTGCTGAAAATAACTGAATGCTCGTGCCAAGACTATTGATCGTTAATTGGCTCAAGTGGTTATCATTTCCTTCAATTAAAATTGCAGGACTTTCTGGATGACTAGTTAGTTGAACAACTGTTAAACCTGATAATGAAACATGATCTGACTTAATGTGAATTGCTATGTCATCACTAGTATTGATCAGCATAACTCCTTCACCATTTATTTTTATCGGTTTGGTAATTGAGATAACCTCTTCATAAATGCCTGCTTGAATAGTGATCTCTTCACCTGGTTTAGCTTCGTCAATTAAAGCTTGTATAATACCTTTTTCAGATGCAAAAGAATAAGTATCACTAGTTAAAATCATTATTAGAGTCAGGGTTAAAAGTATAAAATTTCGTATTAATAGATTAGCTTTTTTCTTTCCTGTTGGCAGAAAAAAAGAAAACTGCTTCCTCTTCCAGAAACAAATGATATGATCATTCAAGTTTTTAATTCACCTCCAGTAACCCTTTTCATTTTACAGATAACAATGAAAGAAAGTAATGGCTCTTTAGGGTTATTTTTTATAAATAACGTGGTAATAGAAAATAAACTGATCCATTTACGAAAAACAATTTATTAAGATTTCCTAGCCCTAATTAGCTATTTATCACATTTTCGTTATATGATTTGATTAGAGTAGCATTATCAGTTATTGTAATCACAAAAAAACTTTAAAATACTATAA
This window harbors:
- a CDS encoding right-handed parallel beta-helix repeat-containing protein: MILTSDTYSFASEKGIIQALIDEAKPGEEITIQAGIYEEVISITKPIKINGEGVMLINTSDDIAIHIKSDHVSLSGLTVVQLTSHPESPAILIEGNDNHLSQLTINSLGTSIQLFSANRNLLEHLHIERQNPINFGEANMGSRQGNGFDLFASHENVLKNNTMINLLDGVYIESSRGNIIENNHAIRSRYGYHLMFAEDILLNNNSASLNITGAMIMGSSRVTISNNHFTKQSYHVHSQGLLLYDVHDSVVRGNDFSENLIGLYIERSSKNDVHENKIFANFVGIQLKRVGTHKISHNDFFTNVIQARVTDSEGNHVAENYWDTHTGLDFTGDGKSELTFQADPIFLGLVERKPPYQLLAQSPGLLFVQLLFEMNEEAILKDISPLMEPFSQQITSNKTSTLYDVFLYLSLMVLSIIIIRGGIRK